In one window of Thermus aquaticus DNA:
- the hpaB gene encoding 4-hydroxyphenylacetate 3-monooxygenase, oxygenase component: MARTGAEYIEALRMRPPNLWYKGEKVEDPTTHPVFRGIVRTMAALYDLQHDPRYREALTYEEGGKRHGMSFLIPKTKEDLRRRGRAYKLWADQHLGMMGRSPDYLNAVVMAYAASADYFGEFADNVRQYYAYLRDHDLATTHALTNPQVNRAKPPSAQPDPYIPVGVVRQTEAGIVVRGARMTATFPLADEVLIFPSTLLQAGSEKYALAFALPTSTPGLHFVCREGLVGGDSPFDHPLSSRLEEMDCLVVFDDVLVPWERVFILGNVELCNHAYAATGALNHMAHQVVALKTAKTEAFLGVASLLAEGIGADAYGHVQEKIAEIIVYLEAMRALWTRAEEEARENAYGLLVPDRGALDGARNLYPRLYPRLREILEQIGASGLITLPSEKDFKGPLAPLLEKYLQGATLEAKERVALFRLAWDMTLSGFGARQELYERFFFGDPVRMYQTLYAVYDKEPYKARVRDFLKASLAVFAEVEA, encoded by the coding sequence GGAGAAGGTGGAGGATCCCACCACCCACCCGGTCTTCCGGGGCATCGTGCGCACCATGGCCGCCCTTTACGACCTCCAGCACGACCCCCGGTACCGGGAAGCCCTCACCTACGAGGAGGGGGGGAAGCGCCACGGCATGAGCTTCCTCATCCCCAAGACCAAGGAGGACCTGAGGCGGCGGGGCCGGGCCTACAAGCTCTGGGCGGACCAGCACCTGGGGATGATGGGCCGAAGCCCCGATTACCTGAACGCCGTGGTCATGGCCTACGCCGCCAGCGCCGACTACTTCGGCGAGTTCGCCGACAACGTGCGCCAGTACTACGCCTACCTCCGGGACCACGACCTGGCCACCACCCACGCCCTCACCAACCCCCAGGTGAACCGCGCCAAGCCCCCTTCCGCCCAGCCCGACCCCTACATCCCCGTGGGCGTGGTGCGGCAGACCGAGGCGGGCATCGTGGTCCGGGGGGCCCGGATGACGGCCACCTTCCCCCTGGCCGACGAGGTCCTGATCTTCCCCTCCACCCTCCTCCAGGCGGGGAGCGAGAAGTACGCCCTGGCCTTCGCCCTCCCCACCTCCACCCCGGGCCTCCACTTCGTCTGCCGGGAGGGCCTGGTGGGCGGGGATAGCCCCTTTGACCACCCCCTCAGTAGCCGCCTCGAGGAGATGGACTGCCTGGTGGTCTTTGACGACGTCCTGGTCCCCTGGGAGCGGGTCTTCATCCTGGGCAACGTGGAGCTTTGCAACCACGCCTATGCCGCCACCGGGGCCCTCAACCACATGGCCCACCAGGTGGTGGCCTTGAAGACCGCCAAGACCGAGGCCTTCTTGGGGGTGGCGAGCCTCTTGGCTGAGGGGATCGGGGCCGACGCCTACGGCCACGTTCAGGAAAAGATCGCCGAGATCATCGTCTACCTGGAGGCCATGCGGGCCCTCTGGACCCGGGCCGAGGAGGAGGCCAGGGAGAACGCCTACGGCCTCCTGGTGCCTGACCGGGGGGCCTTGGACGGGGCCCGGAACCTCTACCCCAGGCTCTACCCCCGCCTAAGGGAGATCCTGGAGCAGATCGGGGCCTCCGGCCTCATCACCCTCCCCTCGGAAAAGGACTTCAAGGGGCCCCTCGCCCCCCTTCTGGAGAAGTACCTGCAGGGGGCGACCCTCGAGGCCAAAGAGCGGGTGGCCCTCTTCCGCCTGGCCTGGGACATGACCCTCTCCGGCTTCGGGGCCCGGCAGGAGCTCTACGAGCGCTTCTTCTTCGGCGACCCGGTGCGCATGTACCAGACCCTCTACGCCGTCTACGACAAGGAGCCCTACAAGGCCCGGGTCAGGGACTTTCTCAAGGCCTCTTTGGCGGTCTTTGCGGAGGTTGAGGCGTGA
- the hpaC gene encoding 4-hydroxyphenylacetate 3-monooxygenase reductase subunit translates to MKEAFKEAMSRFAAGVTVVSARHGEERGMTATAFMSLSLEPPLVALGIAKKARLFPLLEASGAFAVSLLREGQEAIAAHFAGKPQEGVALVEGAIPGALAVLRCRLEAIYPAGDHGLVVGRVEAVELGEPGPPLVYFARGYRRLVWPS, encoded by the coding sequence GTGAAGGAGGCCTTTAAGGAGGCCATGAGCCGCTTCGCCGCCGGGGTCACGGTGGTCTCCGCCCGCCACGGGGAGGAAAGGGGCATGACGGCCACCGCCTTCATGTCCTTGAGCCTGGAGCCTCCCCTGGTGGCCCTGGGGATCGCCAAGAAGGCCAGGCTCTTCCCCCTGCTGGAGGCCAGCGGGGCCTTCGCCGTGAGCCTCCTTCGCGAGGGGCAGGAGGCCATCGCCGCGCACTTCGCTGGCAAGCCCCAAGAGGGCGTGGCCCTGGTGGAGGGGGCCATTCCCGGGGCCTTGGCGGTGCTCCGGTGCCGCCTGGAGGCCATCTACCCGGCGGGGGACCACGGGCTCGTGGTGGGGCGGGTGGAGGCGGTGGAGCTGGGGGAGCCGGGCCCGCCCCTCGTCTACTTCGCCCGGGGCTACAGGAGGCTAGTATGGCCATCGTGA